Proteins encoded within one genomic window of Glandiceps talaboti chromosome 3, keGlaTala1.1, whole genome shotgun sequence:
- the LOC144432790 gene encoding uncharacterized protein LOC144432790: MFKEVVLLSVALAVASLKDSPIKERQEVGCEFRCFTGECFPQARVCDGNNNCPNGEDEHDIVCLNIPPFYDYPEDANECVYTCTYFSGEVGCIGNAQTCNLFPDCKDWSDELDPAHGCIDVAGDCRCANCAGCYCIYAIDKYSCECSDGYHGDGFLCVPPPATQATITTQPNGQPTSIQPSTSQPASNEIHCEADEMFVAVSMEWMATELHIGETDATEFHLNDPSCEGTMGDGVFVFRTMFYNCLTTSLELQDGNVSYSNMVFSAGNREIIEMTCLYPVEYDVAPIHIVANPCHRFVHFLGFGTYTVEATLYSDDSFTDTLDPATEFPIVICEDTFIYFGIAVKSNDYNLELLVQNCFMSDNADPGLSSVSYGILTDGCLSDGVAGYEQASGNALEKLFCVNIWDILQGVFVSIPDDIDLYLHCSVRICIIDDVGTPCDLACVNGLKRELGEITTGSSHSFITHGPFTSPQGERCTNK; this comes from the exons ATGTTTAAAGAGGTTGTTCTACTCTCTGTCGCCTTGGCGGTAGCTTCCTTAAAG GACTCTCCTATCAAAGAAAGGCAAGAAGTTG GATGTGAATTTCGATGTTTCACCGGCGAGTGTTTTCCTCAGGCTAGGGTGTGCGATGGTAACAATAACTGTCCTAATGGTGAAGATGAACACGATATAGTGTGCCTTAATATCCCACCTTTTTATGACTATCCGGAAGACGCTAATG AATGTGTATACACGTGTACCTACTTCAGCGGTGAAGTCGGCTGCATTGGGAACGCTCAAACGTGCAACCTATTCCCAGATTGTAAAGATTGGAGCGATGAATTAGACCCAGCACACGGATGTATTGACGTTG CTGGTGATTGCAGGTGTGCCAATTGTGCAGGCTGCTACTGTATTTATGCAATTGATAAATACTCTTGCGAGTGTAGTGATGGTTATCATGGCGATGGCTTTCTTTGTGTTC CCCCACCAGCCACTCAAGCAACCATCACCACTCAGCCGAACGGTCAGCCAACCTCCATCCAGCCAAGCACATCTCAACCAGCGTCCAACGAGATTCACTGTGAGGCCGATGAAATGTTtgtagctgtttccatggaatgGATGGCCACTGAGTTGCACATTGGAGAGACAGATGCAACTGAATTCCACCTTAATGATCCATCCTGTGAGGGAACTATGGGCGATGGTGTATTTGTGTTTAGAACCATGTTTTACAACTGTTTGACTACGTCCTTG GAGTTACAAGATGGCAACGTCAGCTACAGTAACATGGTCTTCTCTGCAGGAAATagagaaattattgaaatgacATGTTTGTATCCAGTGGAATACGATGTTGCACCCATTCACATCGTTGCCAATCCATG TCATAGATTTGTTCACTTCTTGGGATTTGGCACATACACGGTTGAAGCAACACTCTACAGCGACGATAGTTTCACTGATACCTTAGACCCTGCTACTGAGTTCCCCATTGTAATATGTGAAGACACTTTCATATACTTTGGTATCGCTGTTAAAAGCAATGACTATAATCTGGAACTATTAGTGCAGAACTGTTTCATGTCGGACAATGCAGATCCTGGGCTTAGTTCAGTGTCATATGGTATTCTTACTGATGG ctGCCTAAGTGATGGTGTGGCTGGTTATGAGCAAGCCTCTGGAAATGCGTTGGAGAAACTGTTTTGTGTGAATATCTGGGATATTCTTCAGGGAGTCTTTGTGTCCATTCCGGATGATATTGACCTGTACCTACATTGCTCTGTTAGAATATGCATAATAGATGATGTGGGAACTCCCTGTGACCTG
- the LOC144432789 gene encoding uncharacterized protein LOC144432789: MFKEVVLLSIALAVVSLKDSPINERQAVGCEFRCFTGECVPQAEVCDDNNNCPNGEDEHPIECFQSPVVSSYSYEYGNVGECVYNCINFAGEDTCIGTNDLCNVFPNCKDWSDELDPAHGCNEVFGDCRCSGCLGCSCTYYVESGLTYVICNCTNGYSGDGLLCNASPTTTVTATPQTTSHTVTTQPTSQTTTTQPTSQTPTTQPTSQTPTTQPTSQTPTTQPTSQTVTTQPTGQTTTVQPSTSQPASNKIHCEADEMFVAVPMEWMATEFQLGETDATGFHLNDPSCVGTMEDGVFVFRTMLYNCLTTSLELQDGNISYSNMVFSAGNRKLFEMTCLYPTEYHIAAPIHIVSNPCPSFVHFLGFGKYTIEATFYSNNSFTGTLDPATDFPIVICDDTFIYFGIAVKSNDYNLELLVQNCFISDSADPRLSSVSYDILTDACLSAGVAGYEQVSGNTLEKLFCVDISDILQGVKVTVADDIELYLHCSIMVCKIDDVGTPCDLGCVNGLKREFGEVTTGSTHSFITHGPFTSTQGERCTNT; the protein is encoded by the exons ATGTTTAAAGAGGTTGTTCTCCTCTCTATCGCATTGGCGGTAGTTTCCTTAAAG GACTCTCCTATCAATGAAAGGCAAGCAGTTG GATGTGAATTTCGATGTTTCACCGGCGAGTGTGTTCCCCAGGCCGAGGTGTGCGATGATAACAATAACTGTCCTAACGGTGAAGATGAACACCCTATAGAGTGCTTTCAGAGCCCTGTAGTTTCCTCTTACTCTTATGAGTATGGTAACGTGGGTG AATGTGTATACAATTGTATTAACTTCGCTGGTGAAGACACCTGCATTGGGACTAATGATTTGTGCAACGTGTTCCCAAATTGTAAAGATTGGAGTGATGAATTAGATCCAGCACACGGATGTAATGAAGTTT TTGGTGATTGCCGGTGTTCCGGGTGTCTAGGCTGTTCCTGTACGTATTATGTTGAATCTGGCTTGACTTATGTCATTTGCAATTGTACTAATGGTTATTCTGGAGATGGGTTACTTTGTAATG CCTCACCGACCACAACAGTAACCGCCACCCCTCAGACGACCAGTCACACGGTCACCACTCAGCCGACCAGTCAGACAACCACCACTCAGCCGACCAGTCAGACACCCACCACTCAGCCGACCAGTCAGACACCCACCACTCAGCCGACCAGTCAGACACCCACCACTCAGCCGACCAGTCAAACAGTCACCACTCAACCGACCGGTCAGACAACCACCGTTCAACCAAGCACATCTCAACCAGCGTCCAATAAGATTCACTGTGAGGCCGATGAAATGTTTGTAGCTGTTCCCATGGAATGGATGGCCACTGAATTCCAGCTTGGAGAGACAGACGCAACCGGATTCCACCTTAATGATCCATCTTGTGTTGGAACTATGGAGGATGGTGTATTTGTGTTTAGAACCATGCTATATAACTGTTTGACTACGTCATTG GAGTTACAAGATGGCAACATCAGCTACAGTAACATGGTCTTCTCTGCAGGAAACAGAAAACTTTTTGAAATGACATGTTTGTATCCAACGGAATACCATATTGCTGCACCCATTCACATCGTTTCCAATCCATG TCCTAGCTTTGTTCACTTCTTGGGATTTGGCAAATACACCATTGAAGCAACATTCTACAGCAACAACAGTTTCACTGGTACCTTAGACCCTGCTACTGACTTCCCCATTGTAATATGTGATGACACTTTCATATACTTTGGTATCGCTGTTAAAAGCAATGACTATAATCTGGAACTGTTAGTGCAGAACTGTTTCATATCGGACAGTGCGGATCCTAGGCTTAGCTCAGTGTCATATGATATTCTTACTGATGC CTGCCTAAGTGCTGGTGTGGCTGGTTATGAGCAAGTCTCTGGAAATACGTTGGAGAAACTGTTTTGTGTGGATATCTCGGACATTCTTCAGGGAGTCAAAGTGACTGTTGCGGATGATATTGAACTGTACCTACATTGCTCTATTATGGTATGCAAAATAGATGACGTGGGAACTCCTTGTGACCTG GGATGTGTGAATGGACTCAAAAGAGAATTTGGTGAAGTAACTACTGGATCTACTCATTCCTTCATAACTCATGGTCCATTTACTTCCACTCAAGGGGAAAG ATGCACCAATACGTGA